A region of the Desulfovibrio desulfuricans genome:
GTTCCTTGCTGGCGCTCTGGCTCGATTTGCCCTGCAATTCGGCGGGCCGGAAAATTTCTGGCTGTGTCTTTTTGGTTTGAGCACCATTGCCGTTATGAGCCCCGGAAACATGGGCAAGGGTATTGTTTCTGGCGCGATAGGGCTGCTTATCTCCACCATTGGCATTGATCCCAATGCTGGCGTACCCAGGTTCACATTTGGTTCTTACGGCCTGGTTCAGGGTGTTTCCGTCATCCCGTGCATGATTGGCCTTTTTTCGTTCTCGCAAGTGCTTTATCTGATTGGTACTGATAAAACATTTGTGGCTGACTACAATCCCCGCAAGGGCACGTTTGGAAAAACAGCCTCATACCTCGCCCGCCGATGCAAAAAAATTCTGCTGCGCTCGTCGCTTATTGGCACATGGGTGGGAATGCTGCCCGGAGCAGGCGGAGAAATTGCCTCCATCATCGCATACAATGAGAGCAAACGATGGGCCAAAGATCCTTCCATTTACGGCAAGGGATGCATAGAGGGTGTTGCCGCGTCTGAAAGCGCCAACAATGCGGTCATCGGTGGTTCTCTTATCCCCATGCTGACCTTGGGGATTCCCGGCAGCGCCGTTGCAGCCGTGATTCTTGGGGCGCTTATGGCGCATGGCATCCAGCCTGGATTCAAGATTTTTTCTGCCACAGGCGATCTGGCCTACACATTCATATTTTCGCAGTTTGCCGTAAATCTGCTCATGATTCCCATTGGCTTTGTTCTGTGCCGCTGCATGGCAAAACTGCTGACGCTGAGGCTGACCTTTGTGGCCATTGGCATTGTGGTTCTGTCATATATTGGCGCTTATGCCATTTCCAACAGCATAATCGACATATGGGTTGTTATGGTGTTCGGTTTTGTGGGCTTTTTTGGCGGCAAGCTTGGCATGGACACCGGGGCAATGGCCCTGGGCGTTATTCTGGGGCCCATGATTGAAGAAAACCTTGGCAAGTGCCTTGATCTTGCCCACTCCGTGCCGGGCGGCCTCCCTGCCATCATGCTCAACAGCACCATCAGCAAGGTGCTTGTGCTTGCGTTGGCGCTTTCATTGGCCACCCCGTATCTGCTGCACCTGAAAAAACTGCGTATGCAGGAAAATGAAGCAAAATGTCGCTGTCAGGATGAACGCCCGGAGAATGCCAATGTGTAAAAGCAATCAAGATATCCTGTGCGGACTGTGTTTTCTGGCAATCAGCGCCGCTTTCGCCGTGCAGATGCAAGAGCTGGAAGACGTGACGCGCGTCTTTCCTGCGGCGCTTCTTACGGTGATCGCCCTTGGCGGGGTGTGGTTTGTCGGTAAGGGGATATACCTGAAACGGCGTGACAATACTTCTTGTGAAACCGAAGCCGTTGCCTGGAAAAAGGTAGCAATAATTGCCGCAATAGCATTGATTTACGCGGTGTTGTTATCAATCCTTGGCTTCTTTGTCAGCACGGCTGCCTTTATTTTTTGCACGTCCATGATTCTGGGCGACAAAAACAAAGGTATTGGGCATCTGGCCAAAGTCAGCATGCTGTATTCCCTGATATTTTGCCTCTTGATCTGGCTCAGCTTTGTGAAACTGCTCAATGTACCCACGCCCACAGGCATGTTTTTTTAGAAACATGCCTGAATAGAACATCGGCAAGTTTGTTGTGATTCACTGCATTACATGGAGATGTGTGGGATGAAAATTACTGATGTGCAGGCTATACCTTTGCGCATTCCGCAAAAAATAAAGGCTTCAAAATCTGAAAAATGTTTTAACACTGAAAGCGACGGCCATGTACTGGTAAAAATTCACACGGATGAAGGAATAACCGGAATTGGCGAAGCCTGGCGGCTCACGCCATGCGCCGTGGCAAAATTCATCGTTGAAGCTCTCAAACCCCGGTTGATGGGCGCTGACCCTACATGCATCGATGCCTTGTGGCAAAAAATGTACATCGCCACCTTCAGATACGGGCGCAAAGGGATGGTACTGAACGCCATCAGCGGCGTTGAAATCGCCCTGTGGGACATCCTGGGAAAAATGAGCGGCCTCCCGGTCTACAAATTACTCGGGGGCGCGCACCACAGTTCCATTCGTGGATACGCCAGCCTCCCTCCATACCCGACGCCGGAAGAAGCAGCGGAAGACGCCGCGGCCCAGGCCGGAGACGGCTATCATATGGTCAAATTGCACCAGCGGGATGTGGCATCTGTGGCTGCAACGAGAAAAGCCATTGGCGACAACGTTGAACTTGCGCTGGATGTCA
Encoded here:
- a CDS encoding tripartite tricarboxylate transporter TctB family protein; its protein translation is MKQNVAVRMNARRMPMCKSNQDILCGLCFLAISAAFAVQMQELEDVTRVFPAALLTVIALGGVWFVGKGIYLKRRDNTSCETEAVAWKKVAIIAAIALIYAVLLSILGFFVSTAAFIFCTSMILGDKNKGIGHLAKVSMLYSLIFCLLIWLSFVKLLNVPTPTGMFF
- a CDS encoding mandelate racemase/muconate lactonizing enzyme family protein — protein: MKITDVQAIPLRIPQKIKASKSEKCFNTESDGHVLVKIHTDEGITGIGEAWRLTPCAVAKFIVEALKPRLMGADPTCIDALWQKMYIATFRYGRKGMVLNAISGVEIALWDILGKMSGLPVYKLLGGAHHSSIRGYASLPPYPTPEEAAEDAAAQAGDGYHMVKLHQRDVASVAATRKAIGDNVELALDVNGCWSRREAVTMAQRMEKYSLRWLEEPVSPMDDYDGLSFIRERSNISIAAGENEYTHYGFKTLIEKNAVDILQPDVIKAGGLSCCRKILGMAEAWNIPLITHSFYYGAGVAATAHFVMANPFGNEMEICTTPIEESFISPDFRPVHGKITVSDAPGLGIDVNEDVVKHYRIDI
- a CDS encoding tripartite tricarboxylate transporter permease, with translation MTEFIVPSLLNLIDPLNIFLMVVGLTGGIVIGALPGLSATMGVALMVPATFAMNPTSGLVMLGAIYVGAIYGGSNSAVLICTPGTPSSVATTFDGWPLTQHGEADKALYTSLLSSAFGGIVGVFFLLFLAGALARFALQFGGPENFWLCLFGLSTIAVMSPGNMGKGIVSGAIGLLISTIGIDPNAGVPRFTFGSYGLVQGVSVIPCMIGLFSFSQVLYLIGTDKTFVADYNPRKGTFGKTASYLARRCKKILLRSSLIGTWVGMLPGAGGEIASIIAYNESKRWAKDPSIYGKGCIEGVAASESANNAVIGGSLIPMLTLGIPGSAVAAVILGALMAHGIQPGFKIFSATGDLAYTFIFSQFAVNLLMIPIGFVLCRCMAKLLTLRLTFVAIGIVVLSYIGAYAISNSIIDIWVVMVFGFVGFFGGKLGMDTGAMALGVILGPMIEENLGKCLDLAHSVPGGLPAIMLNSTISKVLVLALALSLATPYLLHLKKLRMQENEAKCRCQDERPENANV